One segment of Pseudobythopirellula maris DNA contains the following:
- a CDS encoding DUF1501 domain-containing protein: MTNDTLRNELYRAGLEHTTRRQFLGSCTTGMGAIWLALQQGAALASGAGAASTPPPTQRAKRVIYLHMIGAPSQLELFDYKPTLARFDGQECPQEYLEGNRFAFIQGTPKLLGPQFDFARRGQSGAWVSDRLPHLAQHADDLCIIKTMQTDQFNHGPAQLMVQTGQPRIGYPSTGSWVTWGLGSEQEDLPGFIVLLSGGRLPRVGKALWGGGFLPSVYQGVHCRSKGDPVLNLADPAGVGRDDRRALLDALRELNQESHSAFGDPETLTRIAQYEMAYRMQTAAPEAMDLSAESPETLERYGAKPGEESLANNCLLARRLAERDVRFIQLFDWGWDSHGAAKEEALNSGFKNKCEQMDRPVAALLADLKERGLLDDTLVVWSGEFGRTPMRENRGGEEMKFIGRDHNPHAFTLWMAGGGVKAGYTHGETDEFGYQPVTEPVHVRDFHATLLHLLGLDHERLTMPFQGLDQKLTGVKPARVVREVLA, encoded by the coding sequence ATGACCAACGACACGCTGCGAAACGAGCTTTACCGCGCGGGCCTGGAGCACACAACAAGGCGGCAGTTCCTCGGAAGCTGCACGACCGGCATGGGGGCGATCTGGCTCGCGCTCCAGCAAGGCGCCGCGCTTGCCTCGGGCGCCGGCGCCGCTTCTACCCCGCCGCCCACGCAGCGCGCGAAGCGGGTGATCTACCTGCACATGATCGGCGCTCCCAGCCAACTCGAGCTGTTCGATTACAAGCCCACGCTCGCCCGTTTCGACGGCCAGGAGTGCCCGCAGGAATACCTCGAGGGGAACCGCTTCGCGTTCATCCAGGGAACCCCCAAGCTGCTCGGCCCGCAGTTCGATTTCGCGCGGCGCGGCCAGAGCGGCGCCTGGGTGAGCGACCGACTGCCCCACCTCGCCCAGCACGCCGACGACCTCTGCATCATCAAGACGATGCAGACCGACCAGTTCAACCACGGCCCGGCGCAGCTGATGGTTCAAACCGGCCAGCCGAGGATCGGCTACCCGAGCACCGGCTCGTGGGTCACGTGGGGCCTTGGTTCGGAGCAAGAGGACCTGCCGGGCTTCATCGTCCTGCTATCGGGCGGGCGCTTGCCGCGCGTTGGCAAGGCGCTGTGGGGCGGCGGTTTCCTGCCCTCGGTCTACCAAGGCGTGCACTGCCGCTCGAAGGGCGACCCCGTGCTGAACCTCGCCGACCCAGCCGGCGTGGGACGCGACGACCGGCGTGCGTTGCTCGACGCGCTCCGCGAGTTGAACCAGGAGTCGCACAGCGCGTTCGGCGACCCCGAAACGCTCACCCGCATCGCCCAGTACGAAATGGCCTACCGCATGCAAACGGCGGCGCCCGAGGCGATGGACCTTTCGGCCGAGAGCCCCGAGACCCTGGAGCGGTACGGCGCGAAGCCGGGCGAGGAGTCGCTGGCGAACAACTGCTTGCTCGCCCGCCGGTTGGCGGAACGCGACGTGCGATTCATCCAGCTGTTCGACTGGGGCTGGGACTCGCACGGGGCGGCCAAGGAGGAGGCGCTCAACAGCGGGTTCAAAAACAAGTGCGAGCAAATGGACCGCCCCGTCGCGGCGCTGCTGGCCGACCTGAAAGAACGGGGCCTGCTGGACGACACGCTGGTGGTCTGGAGCGGCGAGTTCGGCCGCACGCCGATGCGGGAGAACCGCGGCGGCGAGGAGATGAAATTCATCGGCCGCGACCACAACCCCCACGCCTTCACCCTGTGGATGGCCGGCGGCGGAGTGAAGGCGGGTTACACGCACGGCGAGACCGATGAATTCGGTTACCAACCGGTCACCGAGCCGGTCCACGTGCGCGACTTCCACGCCACGCTCTTGCACCTGCTCGGCCTCGACCACGAGCGGCTCACCATGCCGTTCCAGGGACTCGACCAAAAGCTGACCGGCGTCAAACCGGCGCGCGTGGTCCGCGAAGTGCTCGCCTGA
- a CDS encoding sensor histidine kinase, which yields MAAPIASDTAACCSPEGAIPCFLVGSPATQEQTAGSAFGWIFDTSPYPPCWRCGQWTAAIGWLHIVSDLLIWLAYMAIPVGLAFYAGMLRKGPYRGILCLFCAFILSCGVTHLMEVVIFWWPAYGLAGVLKAMTAVVSIGTVIAMARMLPFALTFRSPKQLEEEVSQRTRELELSERRAMSVIESSPAAMVMVDEAGCIVLVNEAAERLFGFQREELLGRLIESLLPERNQLVHPADRQAFFNAREARRMGMGRDLYVRRADGVEVPVEVGISPIETHDGMFALSAIVDMSERKGMECKLKQGAEELDKANQALRQSNVDLEQFAYAVSHDLQEPLRKIASYNQIVLDDYGDRLDDAGREFLQISIESSQRLKGMIKDLLAFSRITTKGAALKSIDAEEATDTALRRLEIAIEESNAQVSCDPMPHVLADAAQLERLLQNLVGNALKYRGEQTPKVHIGCRRLGSMAEFSISDNGIGIDPKNYSRVFGVFQRLHKHNEYEGTGIGLALCKRIVERFGGSISLESVLGEGSTFRFTLPLADEGWCEPSDASPNAGDERLVSAAP from the coding sequence GTGGCGGCTCCGATTGCCAGCGATACCGCGGCGTGCTGCTCGCCGGAAGGCGCCATCCCTTGCTTTCTTGTCGGCTCGCCCGCCACGCAAGAGCAGACCGCAGGCTCGGCCTTTGGCTGGATCTTCGACACCTCGCCTTACCCGCCGTGTTGGCGCTGCGGTCAGTGGACTGCGGCGATAGGCTGGTTGCACATCGTATCCGACTTGCTGATTTGGCTCGCCTACATGGCGATCCCAGTCGGCCTGGCGTTCTATGCGGGCATGCTAAGGAAGGGCCCTTATCGTGGCATACTTTGTCTGTTCTGCGCGTTCATTCTTAGCTGTGGCGTCACCCATCTGATGGAAGTGGTCATCTTCTGGTGGCCCGCCTACGGGCTGGCCGGAGTCTTGAAGGCGATGACCGCAGTCGTTTCGATCGGCACCGTGATCGCAATGGCCCGCATGCTGCCTTTTGCTCTCACGTTCCGCAGCCCCAAACAACTCGAAGAAGAGGTGTCGCAGAGGACCCGCGAACTCGAGCTCTCCGAACGCCGAGCCATGAGCGTGATCGAGTCGTCGCCCGCGGCCATGGTGATGGTTGACGAGGCGGGATGCATCGTGCTGGTCAACGAGGCCGCCGAGCGGCTGTTCGGCTTTCAGCGCGAAGAACTCCTAGGCCGATTGATCGAGTCTTTGCTGCCAGAGCGAAACCAGCTGGTCCACCCGGCGGATCGCCAGGCCTTCTTCAACGCCCGCGAGGCGCGGCGCATGGGTATGGGACGCGATCTCTATGTCCGCCGCGCCGATGGGGTCGAAGTGCCGGTCGAGGTAGGAATCTCACCCATCGAAACACACGACGGCATGTTTGCCCTCAGCGCGATCGTCGACATGAGCGAACGCAAGGGAATGGAGTGCAAACTCAAACAGGGCGCCGAAGAGCTCGACAAAGCCAACCAAGCGTTGCGGCAGAGCAATGTCGACCTCGAGCAGTTCGCCTACGCGGTGTCGCACGACCTGCAAGAGCCACTGCGCAAGATCGCTTCGTACAATCAGATCGTGCTGGACGACTACGGTGATCGCCTCGACGACGCCGGCCGAGAGTTCCTTCAGATCAGCATCGAGAGCTCGCAGCGGCTCAAGGGAATGATCAAGGACCTGCTCGCGTTCTCACGGATCACGACGAAAGGCGCCGCCCTCAAATCGATCGACGCCGAGGAAGCGACCGACACCGCCCTGCGGAGGCTCGAGATCGCCATCGAAGAGAGCAACGCGCAAGTGTCATGCGACCCCATGCCGCACGTGCTCGCCGATGCCGCTCAACTCGAACGCCTGCTGCAGAACCTTGTAGGCAACGCCCTGAAATACCGCGGCGAGCAGACGCCCAAGGTCCACATCGGCTGCCGCAGGCTCGGTTCGATGGCCGAATTCTCGATCAGCGACAACGGCATCGGCATCGACCCCAAAAACTACTCGCGGGTTTTCGGTGTCTTCCAGCGACTCCACAAGCACAACGAGTACGAGGGGACCGGCATCGGTTTGGCGCTCTGCAAGCGCATCGTCGAGCGTTTCGGCGGCAGCATCTCGCTCGAATCCGTTTTGGGCGAAGGGAGCACGTTCCGTTTCACCCTGCCGCTCGCCGATGAAGGATGGTGTGAACCCAGCGACGCTTCCCCCAACGCTGGTGACGAGCGTCTCGTCTCCGCAGCGCCCTGA
- a CDS encoding response regulator: MTKKILIAEDDPDLLRLLVRRCQSLRHEVDSADDAILALCKLEGTLPDLAILDVDMPGGNGLSVCEMMSTHEQMRAIPTIMLTGNSDPDTIRRCHSLGAYYVQKSVDVWSRLEPLLRELLGEGTAPAEEAGEVKEVSETEQAVEAALHSGEGCLYAVQTDPNAESDTIIDAVFAALGVEGGDQAFESEPDSAEPADDRPWVLSVEDDDDIALALKLRLAESGYNMVRATAGVEGYRKAFMTAPSAILLDYELPNGNGDYVLRRLKESPATSDIPVIVLTGRREATIERQMRNLGADEFLTKPFDWRRLRESLERLVDTNAVGA, translated from the coding sequence ATGACCAAGAAGATCCTCATCGCCGAAGACGACCCCGACCTGCTGCGGCTGCTGGTCCGCCGTTGCCAATCGCTGCGGCACGAGGTCGATTCGGCCGACGACGCCATCCTCGCCCTTTGCAAGCTCGAGGGGACACTCCCCGACTTGGCCATACTCGACGTCGACATGCCGGGCGGCAACGGGCTGAGCGTTTGTGAGATGATGTCGACCCACGAGCAGATGCGCGCGATCCCAACTATCATGCTCACCGGCAACAGCGACCCCGACACGATCCGCCGCTGCCACTCGCTCGGCGCCTACTACGTGCAGAAGTCGGTCGACGTTTGGAGCCGCCTCGAGCCGCTGCTGCGCGAGTTGCTGGGCGAAGGAACGGCTCCGGCCGAAGAGGCCGGCGAGGTCAAAGAGGTCAGCGAGACCGAACAAGCCGTGGAGGCCGCCCTGCACTCGGGAGAAGGTTGTCTCTACGCGGTGCAAACCGACCCCAACGCGGAGTCGGACACGATCATCGACGCCGTGTTCGCGGCCCTCGGGGTCGAGGGTGGCGACCAGGCGTTCGAAAGCGAGCCGGACTCGGCCGAGCCCGCCGACGATCGCCCGTGGGTCTTGTCGGTCGAAGACGACGACGACATCGCGCTCGCGCTCAAGCTCCGACTCGCCGAGTCGGGCTACAACATGGTCCGCGCAACGGCCGGCGTTGAGGGCTACCGCAAGGCGTTCATGACGGCGCCCAGCGCGATCCTGCTCGACTACGAGTTGCCCAACGGCAATGGCGACTACGTGCTGCGGCGCCTGAAGGAATCGCCCGCCACGAGCGACATCCCGGTGATCGTTCTCACCGGCCGACGCGAGGCGACGATCGAGCGGCAGATGCGCAACCTCGGCGCCGACGAGTTCCTCACCAAGCCGTTCGATTGGCGGCGGCTCCGCGAGTCGCTCGAACGACTGGTCGATACGAACGCGGTGGGCGCCTGA
- a CDS encoding rhamnogalacturonan lyase, giving the protein MRLRLLALLATAMLASVAPAQRQMENLSRGLVAVKQEGGVYVGWRLFGVDPEGIAFNLYRVTADGEPVLANSDPLTGATNFVDAGADTSSPLAYFLKPVVDGAEGPASKRVAVWSDQRLEIPIESIEGYRPGDASVADLDGDGELDIVLHQVSRGRDNGSAGVTGEPVLDAYKMDGTHLWRINLGKNIREGEHYTQFMVYDLDGDGRAEVACKTADGTVDGQGKTIGDPDKDWRTLEEGSQRHGRILDGPEYFTVFDGATGAALETVDYVPGRGSIGAWGGIGGNAGNDSYGNRCDRFLACVAYLDGERPSVVMCRGVYGRIVMAAWDWRDGKLTQRWVFDTGSSQPPYDDASPFAGMGGHSLSVADVDGDGRDEVVYQAMVVDDDGKGLYSTGLRHGDSMHITDMYPDRPGMEVFTVQENEDDAELFQTPGAAMRDARTGEILWSHSPTVDVGGGMAADIDPTHRGYEAWGGPGGLRGEQGETLGPAPRNNDWCLWWDADPLRELLSCGRPGSKRWRRFRDPQPTRVMKWDWEKSEEQTIYECDAIGAGRGPAIVGDLLGDWREEILMVAPDRKSLRLYTTTIPTDLRLVTLLHDPQYRLGIAWQNVVYNKPCHPSFYLGDGMTAPPRPSVYLVGAGEALPGSANNR; this is encoded by the coding sequence ATGCGACTCCGTCTTCTTGCTCTCCTCGCCACGGCTATGCTTGCGTCAGTCGCCCCGGCCCAGCGGCAGATGGAGAACCTCAGCCGTGGCCTCGTCGCCGTGAAGCAGGAGGGGGGCGTCTACGTCGGCTGGCGGTTGTTCGGCGTCGACCCCGAGGGGATCGCGTTCAACCTTTACCGCGTGACGGCCGATGGCGAGCCGGTGCTGGCCAACAGCGATCCGCTCACCGGGGCGACGAACTTCGTCGACGCCGGGGCCGACACGTCGAGCCCCTTGGCCTACTTCCTCAAGCCGGTCGTCGACGGCGCGGAGGGCCCGGCCAGCAAACGCGTGGCGGTCTGGAGCGACCAGCGCCTCGAGATCCCGATCGAGTCGATCGAAGGCTACCGACCGGGCGACGCCTCGGTCGCCGACCTCGACGGCGACGGCGAGCTCGACATCGTTCTGCACCAGGTTTCGAGGGGTCGCGACAACGGCTCGGCGGGCGTCACGGGCGAGCCGGTGCTCGACGCCTACAAGATGGACGGCACGCACCTTTGGCGGATCAACCTCGGTAAGAACATCCGTGAGGGCGAGCACTACACCCAATTCATGGTCTACGACCTCGACGGCGACGGCCGCGCCGAGGTCGCCTGCAAGACGGCCGACGGCACGGTCGACGGCCAGGGAAAAACGATCGGCGACCCCGACAAAGATTGGCGTACTCTTGAGGAAGGCTCGCAACGCCACGGCCGCATCCTCGACGGGCCCGAGTACTTCACCGTGTTCGACGGCGCCACCGGCGCGGCGCTCGAAACGGTCGACTACGTCCCCGGACGCGGCTCGATCGGCGCCTGGGGCGGCATCGGCGGCAACGCCGGCAACGACAGCTACGGCAACCGCTGCGACCGATTCCTGGCGTGCGTGGCGTACCTCGACGGCGAGCGGCCGAGCGTCGTGATGTGCCGCGGCGTCTACGGCCGGATCGTCATGGCCGCCTGGGACTGGCGCGACGGCAAGCTGACGCAGCGGTGGGTCTTCGACACCGGGTCGAGCCAACCGCCGTACGACGACGCCTCGCCGTTCGCCGGCATGGGGGGGCACTCGCTCTCGGTGGCCGACGTGGACGGCGACGGCCGCGACGAGGTCGTCTACCAGGCGATGGTCGTCGATGACGACGGCAAGGGGCTCTACAGCACGGGCCTGAGGCACGGCGATTCGATGCACATCACGGACATGTACCCCGACCGGCCGGGCATGGAAGTCTTCACGGTTCAGGAGAACGAGGACGACGCCGAGCTGTTCCAGACCCCCGGCGCCGCGATGCGCGACGCCCGTACGGGCGAAATCCTTTGGAGCCACAGTCCAACCGTGGATGTGGGAGGCGGAATGGCGGCCGACATCGACCCCACCCACCGCGGCTACGAGGCGTGGGGCGGCCCGGGGGGCCTGCGCGGCGAGCAGGGCGAGACGCTCGGCCCGGCGCCGCGGAACAACGACTGGTGCCTGTGGTGGGACGCCGACCCGTTGCGCGAGCTGCTCTCGTGCGGCCGCCCGGGCTCTAAGCGCTGGCGTCGGTTCCGCGATCCCCAGCCGACCCGCGTGATGAAGTGGGACTGGGAGAAGAGCGAAGAGCAAACGATCTACGAGTGCGACGCAATCGGCGCCGGCCGCGGGCCCGCCATCGTGGGCGACCTGCTGGGCGACTGGCGCGAAGAGATCCTCATGGTGGCGCCCGATCGCAAGTCGCTCCGGCTTTACACGACGACGATCCCCACCGACTTGCGATTGGTCACGCTGCTGCACGACCCGCAGTACCGCTTGGGGATCGCTTGGCAGAACGTCGTTTACAACAAGCCGTGCCACCCGAGCTTCTACTTGGGCGACGGCATGACGGCGCCGCCGCGGCCGAGCGTTTATTTGGTGGGCGCCGGCGAGGCGCTTCCGGGCTCCGCGAATAACCGCTAA
- a CDS encoding response regulator has product MVPTQLRRPVKNRPTQSSEVRVPHILCVDDDPDIQTTIQMRLRVYDVAVDHAYYGMQGVVEAAKSRPDMILMDIAMPNGNGEYLIDYLKSNPETRDIPVVVLTGMRDPQLKRRMLAAGAEGYLSKPVLFDDLVHEIRQHVDLRLCEEGDEI; this is encoded by the coding sequence ATGGTTCCCACCCAGCTACGCCGTCCCGTTAAGAACCGTCCCACCCAAAGCTCCGAAGTCCGGGTCCCCCACATCCTGTGCGTGGACGACGATCCCGACATCCAAACGACCATCCAGATGCGCCTGCGCGTGTACGACGTGGCGGTCGACCACGCCTACTACGGCATGCAGGGCGTGGTCGAGGCGGCCAAGTCGCGTCCCGACATGATCCTGATGGACATCGCCATGCCCAACGGCAACGGCGAGTACTTGATCGATTACCTGAAGAGCAATCCCGAGACACGCGACATCCCCGTGGTGGTTCTCACCGGCATGCGCGACCCCCAACTGAAGCGGCGGATGCTCGCGGCCGGGGCCGAGGGCTACCTCAGCAAACCGGTGCTGTTCGACGATCTGGTCCACGAGATCCGTCAGCACGTTGACTTGCGACTCTGCGAAGAGGGAGACGAAATCTAG
- a CDS encoding response regulator, which translates to MTATKRVLVVDDEEDIREGVSMWLDAAGFESIQACDGCEGLDLAASERPSAIFLDMMMPNKNGIETLTDLRRSEATVDIPVVMLSASLRDEQKALDAGARFFVHKPYHGPVLIEALRAALDE; encoded by the coding sequence ATGACCGCTACAAAACGCGTGCTGGTCGTCGACGACGAGGAGGACATCCGCGAGGGCGTGAGCATGTGGCTCGACGCGGCGGGCTTCGAGTCGATCCAGGCCTGCGACGGCTGTGAGGGCCTCGACCTCGCCGCCTCGGAACGCCCCTCGGCGATCTTCCTCGACATGATGATGCCCAACAAGAACGGGATCGAGACCCTGACCGACCTGCGTCGATCCGAGGCGACCGTTGACATCCCGGTGGTGATGCTGTCGGCAAGCCTCCGCGACGAGCAGAAGGCGCTCGACGCGGGTGCTAGGTTCTTCGTTCACAAACCGTACCACGGCCCGGTGCTTATCGAGGCCCTCCGGGCGGCGCTCGACGAGTGA
- a CDS encoding ATP-binding response regulator has protein sequence MCRNENIRVLLLEDDHDFYRLIAHQLNNHRRRFELDRVETLAEAIDKLKLGGYHLVLSDLSVPDSSGFNTIESLRQVCALTPIIVFTGLDDDAIEQQLVEAGAQDYLVKGESNASSLARSIFHAVQRQEAKNRITGLVAQLQESQELLSEQTMLLQKKNRRLKKLYKTAQEFVDNVSHDLRTPLTVIKDYMNLIREGMVGEVNERQQEMLGKACVRADDLNHMVDDLLDVSKLDSGLLGAWRRPVALAKILDHAAATLKQRAEVRGTALEVDCEADLPLAFCDAEKAERVLTNLAVNAIKYSAPGSRVRLWARFDADRDEILVGVTDNGPGIHEDALQEIFERFNQSGGSTDSSGKSYGLGLSIAQRFCRMNLGVIDVESKAGEGSTFKFTLPTAEPTGVLQRWLDLSGVVGSPIRLIEIVAPPEAADQFAEYDGFLHGQLRRDDLLVENGPGRWLFVIGVAPSEAELWFERAQKDFKRMNRNRFAGPLAPYRTETIRTWEPSSGRETILEDFRDALCGAAAEAPSLSV, from the coding sequence ATGTGCCGCAACGAGAACATAAGGGTCCTGCTCCTCGAGGACGATCACGACTTCTACCGTCTGATCGCCCACCAGCTGAACAACCATCGCCGGCGGTTCGAGCTGGACCGAGTGGAGACCCTCGCCGAGGCGATCGACAAGCTCAAGTTGGGTGGCTACCACCTCGTGCTCAGCGACCTGTCGGTCCCCGACAGCTCGGGATTCAACACGATCGAGAGCCTGCGTCAGGTTTGCGCGCTCACGCCGATCATCGTGTTCACCGGGCTCGACGACGACGCCATCGAGCAGCAACTGGTCGAGGCGGGCGCCCAGGACTACCTGGTCAAGGGCGAGTCGAACGCTTCCTCGTTGGCGCGGTCGATCTTCCACGCGGTCCAACGCCAAGAGGCGAAGAACCGCATCACGGGTCTGGTCGCGCAGCTGCAAGAAAGCCAGGAACTGCTCAGCGAGCAGACCATGCTCTTGCAGAAGAAGAACCGCCGCCTCAAGAAGCTCTACAAAACGGCCCAGGAGTTTGTCGACAACGTGTCGCACGACCTGCGGACACCCCTCACCGTGATCAAGGACTACATGAACCTGATCCGCGAGGGGATGGTGGGCGAGGTGAACGAGCGGCAGCAGGAGATGCTCGGCAAGGCGTGCGTGCGGGCCGACGACCTGAACCACATGGTCGACGACCTGCTGGACGTGAGCAAGCTCGACTCGGGGCTGCTGGGCGCGTGGCGCCGCCCCGTCGCTCTGGCCAAGATCTTGGACCACGCCGCCGCCACGCTCAAGCAGCGGGCCGAGGTGCGGGGAACGGCCCTCGAGGTCGACTGCGAGGCCGACCTGCCGCTGGCGTTCTGCGACGCCGAGAAGGCGGAGCGAGTGCTCACCAACCTAGCGGTCAACGCCATCAAGTATTCCGCCCCCGGCAGCCGGGTGCGGCTCTGGGCCCGTTTCGACGCGGATCGCGACGAGATACTCGTGGGGGTCACCGACAACGGCCCCGGCATCCACGAGGACGCCTTGCAAGAGATCTTCGAGCGGTTCAACCAGTCGGGCGGGTCGACCGACAGCAGCGGCAAGAGCTACGGCCTGGGGCTCAGCATCGCTCAGCGCTTCTGCCGGATGAACCTCGGCGTGATCGACGTCGAGAGCAAGGCCGGCGAGGGCAGCACGTTCAAGTTCACGCTCCCCACGGCCGAGCCTACCGGGGTGTTGCAACGTTGGCTCGACCTGTCGGGCGTGGTCGGCTCGCCGATCCGGCTGATCGAAATCGTGGCGCCGCCCGAGGCCGCCGACCAGTTTGCCGAGTACGACGGGTTCCTGCACGGTCAATTGCGTCGCGACGATCTGCTGGTCGAGAACGGGCCGGGGCGGTGGCTGTTCGTCATCGGCGTGGCGCCGAGCGAGGCGGAACTCTGGTTCGAGCGCGCGCAGAAGGACTTCAAACGCATGAACCGCAACCGATTCGCGGGCCCCCTTGCGCCGTATCGCACCGAGACGATCCGCACGTGGGAGCCCTCGTCCGGGCGGGAGACGATCCTCGAAGACTTCCGCGACGCGCTGTGCGGCGCCGCGGCCGAAGCCCCCTCCCTCAGCGTGTGA
- a CDS encoding sulfatase, producing the protein MKSRRTVVVLSLLLAAWALTRPGDAAADTPAPMNVLFIISDDLRNEMGCYGVERASTPRLDELAESSVRFDRAYCQYPLCNPSRSSMLTGLYPTTVGVLGNRTWFGATRPDAVSLPRWFRQNGYHTLSAGKIFHGGIDDVEAWDEGGSARYFGEGATRRPPPSIRPDRAAGGRRLTKQQRSDRWIVLEGDEEKTGDHRVATRAIEMLRSAASDEQQQPFFLACGFSKPHSPLAAPKRFFDMWDLGEIELPIDFAARPTVPEGFPAGSIRPRNADLFIGREASEEEAKMMTRAYLASTAWMDWNAGRVLDTLDELGLGENTIVVFWGDHGYQLGEKGKWSKAGSLWEQGARVPLFIRDPRKAGNGTPCPRVVETIDLYPTLCDLCGVDRPAGLEGESLATLLDDPTHEDDSPAFTVWSGDGEHITGVCVRTERWRYAEFYGRGPGAMLTDPVSDPHELVNLVNDPEHADTVGRLSKIAREHVAGHTPAAAP; encoded by the coding sequence ATGAAATCGCGTCGTACGGTAGTCGTGCTCAGTCTGTTGCTCGCCGCGTGGGCGCTGACCCGACCGGGCGACGCCGCGGCCGACACGCCGGCGCCGATGAACGTGTTGTTCATCATCTCCGACGACCTGCGCAACGAGATGGGCTGCTACGGCGTGGAGCGCGCCTCGACGCCGCGACTCGACGAGCTCGCCGAGAGCTCGGTGCGCTTCGATCGGGCGTACTGCCAATACCCGCTGTGCAACCCGTCACGCAGCTCGATGCTCACGGGGCTTTACCCCACCACGGTCGGTGTGCTCGGCAACCGCACCTGGTTCGGCGCCACGCGGCCCGACGCGGTGAGCCTGCCGCGCTGGTTCCGCCAGAACGGCTACCACACGCTCAGCGCGGGCAAGATCTTCCACGGCGGCATCGACGACGTGGAGGCGTGGGACGAAGGGGGCTCGGCGCGCTACTTCGGCGAGGGCGCCACGCGACGGCCGCCCCCCTCGATCCGGCCCGACCGCGCCGCCGGCGGCCGGCGACTCACCAAGCAGCAGCGCAGCGACCGCTGGATCGTGCTGGAAGGCGACGAAGAGAAGACCGGCGACCACCGCGTCGCCACGCGCGCCATCGAGATGTTGCGCAGCGCAGCGAGCGACGAGCAGCAACAGCCGTTCTTCCTCGCCTGTGGGTTCAGCAAGCCGCACAGCCCGCTGGCGGCGCCGAAGCGGTTCTTCGACATGTGGGACTTGGGCGAGATCGAGCTGCCGATTGACTTCGCCGCGCGTCCGACCGTGCCGGAGGGCTTCCCGGCCGGTTCGATCCGCCCCCGCAACGCGGACCTGTTCATCGGTCGCGAGGCTTCTGAGGAAGAGGCTAAGATGATGACCCGGGCGTACCTCGCCTCGACCGCGTGGATGGACTGGAACGCCGGCCGGGTGCTCGACACGCTCGACGAGCTCGGGCTGGGCGAGAACACGATCGTCGTGTTCTGGGGCGACCACGGCTACCAGCTCGGCGAGAAGGGCAAATGGTCGAAGGCGGGCTCGCTGTGGGAGCAGGGCGCCCGCGTGCCGCTCTTCATCCGCGACCCGCGCAAGGCGGGCAACGGAACGCCTTGCCCACGAGTGGTCGAAACCATCGATCTCTACCCGACGCTGTGCGACCTCTGCGGTGTGGACCGCCCAGCGGGCCTGGAGGGCGAGAGCCTCGCTACGCTGCTCGATGACCCCACGCACGAGGACGACAGCCCCGCGTTCACCGTCTGGAGCGGAGATGGCGAGCACATCACCGGTGTGTGCGTGCGGACCGAGCGGTGGCGCTACGCCGAGTTTTACGGCCGCGGCCCGGGGGCGATGCTGACCGACCCGGTCAGCGATCCGCACGAGTTGGTGAACCTGGTCAATGACCCGGAGCACGCCGACACGGTCGGGCGGCTCTCGAAGATCGCCCGAGAGCACGTCGCCGGCCACACGCCCGCCGCGGCGCCTTAA